The Mastomys coucha isolate ucsf_1 unplaced genomic scaffold, UCSF_Mcou_1 pScaffold14, whole genome shotgun sequence genome window below encodes:
- the LOC116089461 gene encoding PC-esterase domain-containing protein 1B-like — protein sequence MPHLRAHEVQQLLHNKFVVVLGDSIQRAVYKDLVLLLQKDCLLSSSQLKSKGELSFEHDVLLEGGRWGRMHNGAHYREVRQFCSGRHLVRFYFLTRAYSPYVEDILQQLRWGEYAPDVVIMNSCLWDLSRYRSNFLRNYRENLERLFQCLHQVLPASCLMIWNTTMPVAEVVSGGFILPDASGGPTRLREDVMEANFYSSSEASRRGFDVLDLHFHFRHAGQHRLSDGVHWDERAHRYLSQLLLAHVADAWGVILPAHNPVGRWIRDVPAGRQPDRADRRQPRDHHHREQREPAGARHSPSSRYHHHHHHHHHDHYNHHHHHHHHHHHSPQRSSSHPRNLPSRREDRLPSSPSSQQPPFHRDSPRRRHGYSRETNSADREHRPGPIRRVYSHHETREATPYPTRHHSESHRSHRRHSHHRHT from the coding sequence ATGCCCCATCTCCGAGCTCACGAAGTTCAGCAGCTGTTGCACAACAAGTTCGTCGTCGTCCTGGGGGACTCGATTCAGAGAGCCGTCTACAAGGATTTGGTGCTCCTGCTCCAGAAGGACTGCCTGCTGTCTTCCAGTCAGCTGAAGAGTAAAGGCGAGCTGAGCTTCGAACACGACGTGCTGCTGGAGGGCGGCAGGTGGGGACGCATGCACAATGGCGCCCACTACCGCGAGGTGCGCCAGTTCTGCTCCGGCCGCCACCTGGTGCGCTTCTATTTCCTCACCCGCGCCTATTCGCCCTATGTTGAGGACATCTTGCAGCAGCTGCGATGGGGTGAGTATGCCCCCGACGTGGTGATCATGAACTCGTGCCTCTGGGACCTGTCCAGGTACAGAAGCAATTTCCTCCGAAACTACAGAGAGAACTTGGAGAGGCTCTTCCAATGCTTGCATCAGGTGCTGCCCGCCAGCTGCCTCATGATATGGAATACCACCATGCCCGTGGCTGAGGTCGTATCCGGGGGCTTCATCCTGCCGGATGCTTCGGGCGGCCCCACACGCCTGCGTGAAGATGTGATGGAGGCCAATTTTTACAGCTCCTCGGAGGCGTCTAGGCGTGGTTTTGATGTGCTGGATCTCCACTTCCACTTCCGCCACGCAGGGCAGCATCGGCTGAGCGACGGCGTACACTGGGATGAGCGCGCACACCGCTACCTCTCGCAGCTGCTGCTGGCACACGTGGCAGACGCCTGGGGCGTGATCCTCCCAGCCCATAACCCCGTGGGAAGGTGGATCAGGGATGTTCCTGCAGGAAGACAGCCAGACCGGGCAGACCGAAGGCAGCCTCGAGACCACCATCACCGTGAGCAGCGGGAACCTGCTGGGGCCAGGCATTCTCCCTCTTCCAggtaccatcaccaccatcaccaccaccaccacgaccactataaccaccaccaccaccaccaccaccaccaccaccacagccctCAGAGATCTTCTTCCCACCCTCGAAACCTGCCCAGCCGCAGAGAGGACCgtcttccctcctctccatcttcccaaCAGCCACCCTTCCATAGAGATTCCCCGAGGCGCAGGCATGGATACTCCAGGGAAACCAACTCAGCTGATCGTGAGCATAGACCCGGCCCTATCCGCAGAGTCTATTCCCACCATGAAACCAGGGAGGCTACCCCTTACCCTACCCGGCACCACAGTGAGTCACACAGATCTCATAGAAGGCACAGCCATCATCGACACACCTAA